CCATCTTCAACGGCCCGCGCCAGATCATGGCCTGATCGGCGTCCGGAATCAAGAGGCCGATCGAGACGACCCTCACCCCTCCGGGACCGACGAGGGGGATCGCCCGCTCGCCGTCGGTGTCCAGGAGCCTCCCGGCGAGGCCCATCAGGGTGGGAATGGAGGGGCCGTGGAAATCTATGTCCAGCAGGCCGACGCGTTGGCCCGCCATGCCGAGGGTCACGGCCAGATTCGCCGCCACGGTGGACTTGCCGACGCCGCCCTTTCCGCTGAAGACCAAGAGCTTGTGCCTGATTCGGTCCAGGCTGCGGTTGACGGCCACTCGGAGCGTCCACTGCTTCTCGTCCTCGCCCTTGCGCCTGGAATCGCGGGACGACAGTTTCTCCTCTTCCATCGTTCCTTCCCCGGTGGGTGTCTCGGGTAATAGTATACTAAATCGGTCGGAATTTCAACGGGGCTCAGAGCCCCTTCGAGATTTGGGCGTAGGCGCTGTGGTTGTGGATGCTCTCGAAATTCTCGCACTCCACGCGGTAGGCCGTGATCCGTGGGTCGGACCCCAGGGCGTTGGCCACCGTCCGGACGATGTCCTCGACGAAACGGGGGTTGTCATAGGCCGCCTCGGTGACCGCTTTCTCGTCTTCCCGCTTCAAGAGCGAGTAGAGGGGCGCGCTGCCGGCCGCCTCGGCGATGGCCACCAGCTCCTCGATCCAGACCAGCCGGTTGCCGGTTTTGATGCGCATCCGGACGATGGAGCGCTGGTTGTGGGCGCCCCGGTCGGATATCTCCCTCGAGCAGGGGCAGAGGCTCGTCACCGGCACCGAGACCTCGAGCTGGATCTCGAAGTCGTCCCCCCGGGCGAAGGCGTGGAACCCGGCGCGGTATTCCATCAGCGAGGGCTCGCGGGAGACCGGGGCCAGCTTCTCGATGAAGTACGGGAAGCGGAGCTCCAGGTGCGCCTCCATGGCCTGAAACTCGGTCCGGGTGGCCTTGACTATCTGACGGATGGTCTCGAAGCTGATCCGGCCCCGGAAGCGGTTGAGAATGGCGATGAAGCGGCTCATGTGCGTGCCGCGGAATTCCTGGGGCAGGTCCACGTACATGTTGACCCGCGCCACGGTGGACTGCCAATGGTCGTGGCGGTCCAGGACCGTGATCGGGTAGAGGATGTGCTTGACGCCGACCTTGTCGAGCGGGATGTCGAAGGCGGGCTCTTCGTTGGCCACGTCGGGGAGGTGCGGGTGCATCGAGTGGTTATCGGGCATCGTCGTCCCTCGCTTGACGTTCCAGGAAACTCTCCGCCCGGCGCAGGTCGTCGGCCGTGTCCACGCCGATGCCGTTCCAGTCGGTGCGGATGCAGGCGATGCGCATCCCCGCCTCGAGCCAGCGGAGCTGTTCCAGCCCCTCGCGGCGCTCGAGGTCGCCTTCGGGCAGCTCCACGGCCGCCAGGAGCGCCTCCCGGGTGAAGCCGTACAGGCCCACGTGGCGGAGAAAGAGCAATTCTGCGCCGGACTTGTCGTAGGGCACGGGGGAGCGGCTGAAGTAGAGCGCGTTGCCCGCTGTGTCCAGGACCGCCTTGACGCAGTTCGGGTCCCGGTACAGGTCGGGGTCCGTGGATGCGTGCACCGCGGAGGCTATCGCGGCGTCCCCCTCCGCCAGGCGGGCGACCAGGGCGTTCAACAAATTCGGGTCCATGAACGGCTCGTCGCCCTGGAGGTTGAGGACGAAGCGGCAGTTTATCTTCCGGGCGACGTAGGCCGCGCGGTGGGTTCCCGACGGCAGCTCCGGCGTGAGCACGGCGTCGTGGCCGGCCTCGCGGACCACGCGGGCGACGCGCTCGTCGTCCGTGGCCACCACGGTCCAGTCCACGGCGGTCGCGCCCTCGGCCTTCTCGACGGTGTGGAGGATGAGTGGACGGCCGCCCAGATTTTTCAAGGGTTTGCCCGGCAGACGGGTGCTCGCGTAGCGGGCGGGGATGACGCAGAGCGTCCGGGGGGATTTCATATGAGTCAACGCTTCTTACGAATATATTTTTGTTTTTTATCGGAGGCTTTCCTAGTTTGATCACGGGCTTTTAGTAGTTTTAAATTATCTTTCTGTATTCCATGTGGGTATGGCCTGTGAATATATAAACCAGTTTTTTTAATTTCTTCCTCCATGGCAGAAAAGATTGAATAAGCCATCTCGGAGGTGGAATCGTTAAGTATATTATCAGCCGGTTCAAGCCTCTGGATCTGGTCGTCATTTTGGCTTGAAGGTTCAAATACTGTTTCTGGAACCAGGGCTTTTTT
The sequence above is drawn from the bacterium genome and encodes:
- the folE2 gene encoding GTP cyclohydrolase FolE2, producing the protein MPDNHSMHPHLPDVANEEPAFDIPLDKVGVKHILYPITVLDRHDHWQSTVARVNMYVDLPQEFRGTHMSRFIAILNRFRGRISFETIRQIVKATRTEFQAMEAHLELRFPYFIEKLAPVSREPSLMEYRAGFHAFARGDDFEIQLEVSVPVTSLCPCSREISDRGAHNQRSIVRMRIKTGNRLVWIEELVAIAEAAGSAPLYSLLKREDEKAVTEAAYDNPRFVEDIVRTVANALGSDPRITAYRVECENFESIHNHSAYAQISKGL
- the kdsB gene encoding 3-deoxy-manno-octulosonate cytidylyltransferase: MKSPRTLCVIPARYASTRLPGKPLKNLGGRPLILHTVEKAEGATAVDWTVVATDDERVARVVREAGHDAVLTPELPSGTHRAAYVARKINCRFVLNLQGDEPFMDPNLLNALVARLAEGDAAIASAVHASTDPDLYRDPNCVKAVLDTAGNALYFSRSPVPYDKSGAELLFLRHVGLYGFTREALLAAVELPEGDLERREGLEQLRWLEAGMRIACIRTDWNGIGVDTADDLRRAESFLERQARDDDAR